From Candidatus Paceibacterota bacterium, a single genomic window includes:
- a CDS encoding response regulator transcription factor yields MIKVALADDQPIFRLAMREILASAEFEVVAEFSDGQDLLGRLGEFDLDVLLLEPLMANLEFIDLQTLLRDNPRIKVVLLTVCEDQHIFAEALKFGCFGIVMKQIDPNEIRNLLRKVCSGNIWLDPMATSKIVSAFLKPPSDSGGRVPLSARERQVVGLIAQGLKNKEIMGLLFISEQTVKNHIHSIFGKLGFSSRTEVAIYGVNRGMHLPVPVSRGISLADDAVVH; encoded by the coding sequence ATGATCAAGGTAGCTTTGGCTGATGATCAGCCTATCTTTCGTTTGGCGATGAGGGAGATTCTCGCTTCAGCAGAATTTGAGGTTGTCGCAGAATTTTCCGACGGCCAAGATCTTCTCGGGCGTCTAGGAGAGTTTGACCTCGATGTCCTGTTACTCGAGCCTCTGATGGCCAACCTTGAGTTTATTGATCTGCAAACTCTTTTGCGGGACAACCCAAGGATCAAGGTGGTCCTTCTTACCGTTTGTGAAGATCAGCATATTTTTGCCGAGGCACTTAAGTTCGGCTGTTTCGGCATAGTCATGAAGCAGATCGATCCGAATGAGATCCGGAATCTTCTTCGGAAAGTTTGTTCGGGAAATATTTGGCTTGATCCGATGGCCACTTCTAAGATCGTTTCTGCTTTCCTCAAACCTCCGAGTGATTCTGGCGGCCGTGTGCCGCTTTCAGCTCGTGAGCGTCAAGTAGTGGGGCTGATAGCCCAAGGTCTGAAGAACAAAGAGATAATGGGGCTGTTGTTTATCTCTGAACAAACGGTCAAGAACCACATCCACTCTATTTTTGGAAAGCTCGGATTCTCGAGCCGGACAGAAGTAGCGATCTACGGGGTCAATAGAGGTATGCACTTACCAGTACCTGTTTCTCGAGGTATTTCTCTCGCTGATGATGCGGTCGTCCACTAG
- a CDS encoding aldehyde dehydrogenase family protein yields MLKQKSWFTKLFAVLSATKGPYTPLDFSEINKRAQEFADLIEDRRDKLIDILLAYESYEVVHDEINRTLDLLRNIEENKKFFFLRIGEVTSFLPRNQPLYAFSCFVVIPSLMASAVYFRIPHSMRHFFSQMLELFNIKTLFPNIIISPKERLEFLKERSALKINPKSKESHPVTDVVIFTGIPAHADQLRNVFDKRTLFISNGSGHNPVIVSKDADLSSAVKAVITLQFYNQGQDCAAPNAILVHKDIFRDFIELLRIHIREIKIGDYRDKSCRVGPISDPKDLVRIQDFLVEHRLWLDPSTAGIIRTQNSIVEPTIISKPLIEGGNFKEIFAPLVFVQEYTDDQELKLYFENPHYAQNAMYLTLYGTSDYALSIVGKPIKNKTLHSQATFIHNTHLHAPGVERGTQPYGGYGHGASSLSIDGKVVAMPTLPQRDIYNYVAKPILKSKTLLKYKMDVDEFTSTQHKDVEKLLRVKATKPENIDGLHKYGDVVYADVNSVITKNARFVKIKAENLHYLLKERNDERIATLESDEIELLHKLKKLLNKKQDIGAEEFETTLYEIPKLIDLTKAQNILRQQYFFQNIYQLLFGTNFGPRLAPFLKELGKDDIDKFLNI; encoded by the coding sequence ATGTTGAAACAGAAATCTTGGTTTACGAAACTTTTTGCAGTATTAAGCGCAACAAAAGGACCATACACTCCTCTCGATTTTTCTGAAATCAATAAACGGGCTCAAGAGTTTGCTGATCTTATCGAGGATCGGCGTGATAAACTCATTGATATTTTGCTTGCGTATGAAAGCTATGAGGTTGTTCATGATGAAATCAACCGAACTCTAGATTTACTCAGAAACATAGAAGAAAACAAGAAATTCTTTTTTTTACGTATAGGCGAAGTAACATCCTTTTTACCTAGGAATCAACCCCTCTATGCATTCAGTTGTTTTGTTGTGATCCCGTCACTAATGGCAAGTGCTGTATATTTTCGTATCCCTCATAGTATGCGCCACTTCTTTTCTCAAATGCTGGAGCTCTTTAACATTAAAACCTTGTTTCCAAATATTATTATTTCTCCAAAAGAAAGATTAGAATTTTTAAAAGAAAGATCAGCATTAAAAATAAACCCAAAAAGTAAAGAAAGTCACCCTGTCACTGACGTAGTAATATTTACAGGAATACCCGCTCATGCAGATCAGTTGCGCAACGTATTTGATAAAAGAACCTTATTCATATCGAATGGCTCAGGACATAATCCGGTGATCGTAAGTAAGGATGCAGATCTATCTTCTGCGGTAAAAGCAGTGATCACACTTCAATTTTATAACCAAGGACAAGATTGTGCTGCACCGAATGCTATTTTAGTACACAAGGATATTTTTCGAGATTTTATCGAATTACTACGGATCCATATTCGGGAGATCAAAATCGGTGATTATAGAGATAAATCTTGTCGTGTAGGTCCGATTAGCGATCCCAAAGACCTTGTGAGAATTCAAGATTTTTTGGTTGAACATCGTTTGTGGCTCGATCCATCAACAGCCGGAATTATTCGGACACAAAACTCTATCGTGGAACCAACGATTATATCTAAACCATTAATCGAAGGAGGAAATTTTAAAGAGATATTTGCACCACTAGTATTTGTTCAAGAATATACAGATGATCAAGAATTAAAATTATATTTTGAAAATCCACATTATGCACAAAATGCAATGTATCTAACTCTATATGGAACAAGTGACTATGCTTTAAGTATTGTGGGCAAACCAATAAAAAACAAAACACTTCATAGTCAAGCAACATTTATTCATAATACTCATCTACATGCACCAGGCGTAGAAAGAGGTACTCAACCTTACGGTGGGTATGGCCACGGTGCCTCAAGTTTAAGTATCGATGGTAAGGTGGTCGCTATGCCGACACTTCCTCAACGTGACATTTATAATTATGTTGCTAAACCAATTTTAAAAAGTAAGACTTTACTGAAATATAAAATGGATGTAGATGAATTTACTAGTACACAGCACAAAGATGTAGAAAAATTATTAAGAGTTAAAGCTACTAAGCCAGAAAATATAGACGGGTTACATAAGTACGGTGACGTAGTATATGCAGATGTGAATTCAGTAATAACAAAGAATGCAAGATTTGTAAAGATTAAAGCAGAGAATTTACACTATCTTCTAAAAGAACGCAATGATGAACGTATAGCTACCCTTGAGTCTGATGAAATCGAACTACTCCATAAATTGAAGAAATTGTTGAACAAAAAACAGGATATTGGCGCAGAAGAATTTGAAACTACTTTGTATGAAATACCCAAATTAATTGATTTGACGAAAGCTCAAAATATACTCCGGCAACAATATTTTTTCCAAAACATCTACCAATTATTATTTGGTACAAATTTTGGTCCACGTCTTGCCCCATTTTTAAAAGAACTAGGAAAGGATGATATAGACAAGTTTCTCAATATATAA
- a CDS encoding HAMP domain-containing sensor histidine kinase → MISHRKIKNPVLSGFIVLSVSIVIVIFASRVLYTQTVELLTNNLRQRILTISITAAANIDSNDLAALQTETDWQKPEWARVTTRLNKVKYSNEDIVFMYIFRKKANDPNAMQFVADADSIDPYANDSADSTRFVDVNRDGLIEPDGPDKLQWPGQDYPEAVDISEAFEAYDSPLTSRELYTDAYGTVLTGYAPIKDDSGNTVAVLATDIKADDFFTITRQTLQPFLIFIVFLTAVIFILEIIIIYSWKKYAGSLEELNTQIEVANEKLKELDQLKSEFLSLATHQIRSPLTAIKGYASLMLEGDYGALSPRVKEPVDVIMKSTENLITIVGEFLDISRIEQGRMIYNKEKFDMCALVKETAKNILPNIEKAGIKLIDKIKPGSTCIAYGDKNKIQQIIGNLLDNSIKYTPKDEKDAFIEISIDEVDDKVRVCVRDGGIGIDPAEVGKLFNKFVRTKDAHKTNVTGTGLGLYIAKKMMEAQGGTISVSSQGQGKGSTFYIELPKS, encoded by the coding sequence GTGATTTCTCATAGAAAGATAAAAAATCCAGTCCTAAGCGGTTTTATAGTTCTGTCCGTATCTATTGTTATAGTGATTTTTGCTTCCAGAGTACTTTATACACAAACAGTCGAGTTGCTCACTAATAATTTAAGACAACGCATTTTAACCATATCTATAACAGCAGCGGCAAATATTGATTCGAATGACTTAGCGGCTCTTCAAACAGAAACGGATTGGCAAAAACCTGAATGGGCTCGTGTAACTACTAGACTCAATAAAGTAAAATACAGCAATGAGGATATTGTTTTCATGTATATTTTTAGAAAGAAAGCTAATGATCCAAATGCAATGCAATTCGTAGCTGATGCTGATTCTATTGACCCTTACGCCAATGATAGTGCCGACTCCACACGCTTTGTTGATGTAAATCGGGATGGACTTATAGAGCCAGATGGTCCAGACAAGCTTCAGTGGCCTGGACAAGATTATCCCGAAGCAGTTGATATTTCCGAAGCTTTCGAAGCTTACGATAGTCCACTGACAAGCCGAGAACTCTACACTGATGCTTACGGAACTGTACTTACAGGCTATGCTCCGATTAAAGATGATTCTGGTAATACTGTGGCCGTACTGGCTACAGATATTAAAGCCGATGACTTTTTTACGATTACACGTCAGACACTTCAACCCTTTCTTATTTTTATCGTATTTCTTACCGCTGTCATCTTTATTCTCGAGATTATTATCATCTACTCTTGGAAGAAGTACGCAGGTTCTCTAGAAGAACTCAATACTCAAATTGAAGTGGCGAATGAAAAGTTGAAGGAGTTGGATCAACTGAAGTCGGAGTTTTTGTCGCTGGCTACACATCAAATCAGGAGTCCACTTACTGCTATTAAAGGTTATGCTTCACTTATGCTGGAGGGCGATTATGGTGCGCTTTCTCCGCGTGTGAAGGAGCCGGTGGATGTAATCATGAAGTCAACTGAAAATCTCATTACTATTGTCGGAGAGTTTCTCGATATATCACGCATTGAGCAGGGTAGGATGATATACAACAAAGAAAAGTTTGATATGTGCGCGCTAGTAAAAGAAACAGCAAAAAATATTCTCCCAAATATCGAGAAGGCTGGTATCAAACTTATAGATAAAATAAAACCTGGTAGTACTTGTATAGCCTATGGTGATAAAAATAAAATACAACAGATTATCGGAAACCTGCTCGACAATTCCATAAAGTACACACCTAAGGATGAGAAAGATGCATTTATAGAAATTTCGATCGATGAGGTGGATGACAAAGTCAGAGTGTGCGTACGAGATGGAGGTATAGGTATTGATCCTGCCGAGGTCGGAAAATTGTTTAATAAATTCGTCCGTACCAAAGATGCTCACAAAACCAATGTCACCGGCACTGGCCTCGGGCTTTATATAGCAAAGAAAATGATGGAGGCTCAAGGAGGCACCATTTCTGTTTCTTCCCAGGGCCAAGGTAAAGGCTCTACATTCTACATCGAACTTCCCAAATCCTGA
- a CDS encoding helix-turn-helix domain-containing protein has translation MTQEETLNILKTGANVFLTGEPGSGKTHTINEYVTYLREHDVEPATTASTGIAATHVGGYTIHSWSGIGIKKYLNEYEYDAIAGKEYVAKKIDRAKVLIIDEISMLDAPTLEAADQVCRLVKRSSKPFGGLQVVLVGDFFQLPPVNRDSERGSGNVNFAFNSKTWQELNPIICYLTEQHRQDDVDFLSVLSAIRKNSILQEHIEILSNRLGLHEEVQYEIPKLFSHNADVDRINQKHLDMIDREDSKTFEMSSQGKDSLVEALKRGCLSPEKLELKVGAVVMFTKNNPASGFVNGTLGEIIDFDMDSGFPIVKLKDGERIEVFPMEWAVEEGGKIKAKIIQVPLRLAWAITIHKSQGMSLDAALIDLSGIFEYGQGYVALSRVKKLSGLYLLGEEIEMGQKAFQVHPEILRKDVELKSLSEEAGKVFGNISESELLKMQSNFVLACGGSLKVNKENTSKKKKKQKAINNGLTTLEETFNLIKEDKRAEEVASIRGLTRQTIISHICQLFEKGNIENDLLYRELSPEATESFDLITSTLRDLGSDKLTPVFHKLSGRYSFDDLKIIRTLSSLY, from the coding sequence ATGACTCAAGAAGAGACTCTAAACATTTTAAAAACAGGGGCCAATGTTTTTCTTACTGGTGAACCAGGAAGCGGTAAAACGCACACCATAAATGAGTATGTCACCTACTTGCGAGAACATGATGTAGAGCCGGCTACCACAGCTTCGACTGGAATTGCAGCCACTCATGTTGGTGGTTACACCATACACTCATGGTCGGGCATCGGTATAAAAAAATATTTAAACGAGTATGAATATGATGCGATCGCAGGCAAAGAATATGTGGCTAAAAAAATCGACAGGGCTAAGGTACTTATTATCGACGAAATCTCCATGCTTGACGCTCCGACTTTGGAGGCGGCTGATCAAGTCTGTAGGCTGGTAAAACGCAGTAGTAAGCCCTTTGGGGGCCTACAGGTGGTACTCGTGGGTGATTTTTTCCAATTACCTCCGGTAAATAGGGATTCTGAGAGGGGTAGCGGCAACGTAAACTTTGCATTCAACTCAAAAACATGGCAAGAACTAAACCCAATTATTTGTTACTTGACCGAACAGCATAGGCAGGATGATGTTGATTTTCTTTCAGTACTTTCTGCTATACGCAAGAATTCTATTCTACAGGAGCACATAGAAATTTTAAGTAATCGACTTGGCCTACATGAGGAGGTGCAATACGAAATTCCAAAACTTTTTTCTCACAATGCCGATGTCGACAGAATAAATCAAAAGCACCTTGATATGATCGACAGGGAAGATTCGAAAACATTCGAAATGTCTTCCCAAGGAAAAGATTCTTTAGTAGAAGCTTTGAAAAGAGGCTGCCTTTCTCCTGAAAAACTAGAATTGAAGGTGGGAGCCGTGGTTATGTTTACCAAAAATAATCCTGCTTCAGGCTTTGTAAATGGTACTTTGGGCGAAATAATCGATTTTGATATGGACTCTGGTTTTCCTATAGTTAAATTGAAAGATGGCGAGAGGATAGAGGTTTTCCCGATGGAGTGGGCAGTCGAAGAAGGGGGCAAAATAAAAGCAAAAATCATCCAAGTGCCTCTTCGTTTGGCCTGGGCCATCACTATCCATAAAAGCCAAGGTATGTCCCTAGATGCCGCTCTCATTGATCTTTCGGGCATCTTTGAATACGGCCAAGGCTACGTAGCCCTTTCTAGAGTTAAGAAGCTTTCAGGACTCTACCTTTTGGGAGAAGAAATTGAGATGGGCCAAAAAGCTTTTCAGGTGCACCCTGAAATTTTGAGGAAGGATGTGGAATTAAAATCTCTTTCGGAAGAAGCAGGGAAAGTTTTTGGAAATATCTCTGAGTCAGAGTTATTGAAAATGCAATCGAACTTTGTCCTGGCTTGCGGCGGAAGCCTCAAAGTTAACAAAGAAAACACTTCCAAAAAAAAGAAAAAACAAAAGGCAATAAATAATGGCCTCACTACGCTGGAGGAAACATTTAATTTGATAAAGGAGGATAAAAGGGCAGAGGAGGTGGCTTCCATCCGAGGACTCACCAGACAAACCATAATTTCTCATATATGCCAACTTTTTGAAAAAGGAAATATAGAAAATGATCTTCTTTATCGGGAACTTTCTCCCGAAGCCACCGAATCCTTCGACCTTATCACCTCCACTCTTCGCGATCTCGGCTCCGACAAACTCACTCCCGTCTTCCACAAGCTCTCTGGTCGCTATTCCTTCGATGACCTAAAAATAATAAGAACCCTCTCCTCTCTATACTAA